The Nitrospira sp. KM1 genome includes a window with the following:
- the rapZ gene encoding RNase adapter RapZ produces MAGLRLVVISGLSGSGKSHALKCFEDVGYFCIDNLPPALLPTFVDLCHQQGGEIKNVALGIDVRERIFFSDLVGVLERVKVLGHAVELLFLEAREEVLVRRFSESRRPHPLLPDLPVLEGVRVEKERLADLRRHADRIVDTSDLNVHELRDLLARQFSQEESPRRLTISIVTFGYKFGVPYDIDLLFDVRFLKNPFFVPELKPLTGEDPRVSAFVLSEPDAIAFIGHLEQLFKFLIPLFERERRSYLNVALGCTGGRHRSVSIAKRLQESFAAVGYHATVVHRDLYKQ; encoded by the coding sequence ATGGCAGGCTTGAGGTTGGTCGTCATTAGCGGACTGTCCGGATCTGGCAAGTCCCACGCTCTCAAATGTTTCGAAGACGTCGGCTACTTTTGCATCGACAACCTTCCTCCGGCACTCCTACCAACATTTGTCGATCTCTGTCACCAGCAAGGCGGTGAGATAAAAAATGTGGCTCTTGGCATTGATGTACGAGAACGCATATTTTTCTCTGATCTCGTCGGAGTGCTCGAACGGGTAAAAGTCTTGGGACATGCCGTGGAACTTCTGTTCCTCGAAGCCAGGGAAGAGGTACTGGTTCGCCGGTTTTCGGAATCCCGAAGGCCGCATCCTCTTTTACCCGACCTTCCCGTACTTGAGGGTGTTCGGGTTGAAAAAGAACGATTGGCTGATCTGCGACGCCACGCGGATCGTATCGTTGACACTTCGGATCTCAACGTGCACGAGTTGCGCGACTTACTTGCGAGACAGTTTAGTCAGGAAGAATCGCCGCGTCGGCTGACGATCTCCATAGTGACCTTCGGCTACAAATTCGGCGTGCCGTATGACATCGATTTATTGTTCGACGTGCGATTCTTGAAGAATCCGTTCTTCGTGCCTGAATTGAAACCACTGACGGGAGAAGACCCGCGAGTCAGCGCCTTTGTGCTCTCAGAGCCAGACGCCATTGCATTTATTGGACATCTTGAGCAGTTGTTCAAGTTCTTGATCCCACTGTTCGAGCGCGAGCGGCGTAGCTATCTCAATGTGGCGCTTGGTTGCACGGGAGGCCGCCATCGTTCGGTATCGATTGCAAAGCGCTTGCAGGAAAGTTTCGCCGCTGTTGGGTACCACGCGACGGTGGTTCACAGAGATCTCTACAAGCAGTAG
- the pilM gene encoding type IV pilus assembly protein PilM, which translates to MLTSLKGLVETDIFSMLAPKRQLVGLDIGSSGIKLVQLKDNRGRYVLQKFGVKPLEPEVIVDGTVMDEGRVVAAIRELFDELNVKVKQVAVSISGHAVIVKKISLPPMPDEELEGQVRLAAEQYIPFDINEVNIDFHVLPVHEGEVDAQNEMSVILVAAKKDKINELTELVKGAGLLPMVMDVDAFAIENMHGINYPVSQEDTTALVNIGASVMNINIVRGGVSVFTRDIPIGGNRYTEAIQREMGLSYEEAEETKKGGHSAGGSQAAVATVIDSVNAEVASEIARTVDYFKSTMSDADVQHVLLCGGGSQVAGLEQQLRDRMQAIVETANPFAEIDTTASDLDQAALDQLAPLAAVGVGLALRSVGDR; encoded by the coding sequence ATGCTGACTTCTCTGAAAGGCTTGGTAGAAACGGACATCTTCTCCATGCTCGCGCCCAAGCGGCAATTGGTGGGGCTGGATATCGGATCCAGTGGTATCAAGCTGGTTCAATTGAAGGACAATAGGGGACGCTATGTATTGCAGAAGTTTGGAGTGAAGCCGTTGGAACCGGAAGTCATCGTCGACGGAACGGTCATGGACGAAGGCCGGGTTGTGGCGGCGATTCGAGAATTGTTTGATGAGCTGAATGTTAAGGTCAAGCAGGTGGCGGTTTCGATTTCTGGTCATGCCGTCATTGTCAAGAAGATCAGCCTCCCACCCATGCCGGATGAGGAACTTGAAGGCCAGGTGAGGCTTGCAGCCGAACAATATATTCCCTTCGACATCAATGAGGTCAACATCGACTTTCACGTGCTTCCTGTCCACGAAGGCGAGGTGGATGCTCAGAATGAAATGTCTGTCATCCTTGTGGCTGCGAAGAAAGACAAGATCAACGAATTGACTGAACTGGTCAAGGGGGCCGGGTTGCTGCCCATGGTCATGGATGTCGATGCATTTGCCATTGAGAATATGCACGGCATCAATTATCCGGTGTCTCAAGAGGATACGACGGCTCTGGTGAACATCGGTGCCAGTGTGATGAATATCAATATCGTACGCGGCGGTGTTTCCGTTTTCACCCGCGATATTCCCATTGGAGGCAACCGCTACACGGAAGCGATTCAGCGTGAGATGGGTTTGTCGTACGAGGAAGCCGAGGAAACCAAGAAGGGTGGACACTCTGCAGGAGGCAGTCAAGCCGCCGTTGCGACGGTCATTGATAGCGTCAATGCGGAGGTGGCCTCAGAAATAGCTCGTACGGTGGACTACTTCAAGTCGACTATGTCGGATGCCGATGTGCAACACGTTCTTTTGTGTGGCGGGGGATCCCAGGTGGCCGGATTGGAACAGCAACTGAGAGACCGTATGCAGGCCATCGTGGAAACAGCCAATCCGTTTGCAGAGATCGACACGACGGCAAGTGATCTGGACCAAGCCGCTCTCGACCAACTCGCTCCACTTGCAGCCGTGGGGGTGGGGTTAGCCCTCAGATCGGTAGGAGATCGATGA
- a CDS encoding PilN domain-containing protein, with the protein MIRINLLPGPKGRQAKPQYDVRAQALLGVGLVVVTLAGCWWYSATLDEELEARQTEKSEKTKQVASLNEQVKQVADFEQRKRHLEDKNRIIDQLEKSRIGPVKVLDHVSQSLDPLKIWLVKIGVTGQMIDLEGRALSNDDVVEFVNNLRRTDYFTNIDLQESRSAVEAQVSVYQFKMGFRLKG; encoded by the coding sequence ATGATCCGAATCAATCTATTGCCCGGTCCTAAAGGGCGTCAGGCGAAACCGCAGTATGACGTGAGAGCTCAGGCACTCCTCGGGGTTGGTCTCGTCGTCGTCACGCTCGCGGGATGCTGGTGGTACTCGGCAACGCTCGATGAAGAGTTGGAAGCTCGCCAGACCGAAAAAAGCGAAAAGACTAAACAAGTTGCTTCGCTGAACGAACAGGTTAAACAGGTTGCCGATTTTGAACAGCGTAAGAGGCATCTAGAAGACAAGAATCGCATCATCGATCAGTTGGAGAAGTCTCGCATCGGACCGGTAAAAGTGCTGGATCATGTTAGTCAGAGCCTCGACCCCTTGAAAATATGGCTGGTCAAAATCGGAGTGACCGGGCAGATGATCGATCTTGAGGGTCGCGCTCTTTCCAACGATGATGTGGTCGAATTCGTCAACAATCTTCGTCGCACAGACTACTTCACGAACATCGATCTACAGGAGAGCCGATCAGCTGTCGAAGCCCAGGTCAGCGTCTATCAATTCAAGATGGGCTTTCGTCTAAAGGGATAA